ACTTTCACTCCGTGGAGTGAAGTATGTTCCGAAATCACCGGACCAAGCCTTACTAAGGAATTTTCTCATTTATGGAGGTGGTGGTATGGTGTTTCCTTTTTTCGGTATTAAATTGATCGATGTGATTTTATCAGGAGGAATTTTATGAAATCAAAAGAAACACACCAATGGGAAATCACAATTCGATTTCTTTTTATATCTATCTTATTCCTCGGTTTTTTATATCCATTTGCTATTACAGGAATCGGTAGTTTACTTTTTCCTAAACAAGCGAAAGGTAGTTTAATCGAATCAAATGGTCAAATGATTGGAACGGAACTTTTTGCAAGAAAGGAAACATCACAGTCTTTGTTTCGATACCGTCCAAGTGCCGTGTCATATTCCACTCTTCCGAGTGGTGCATCAAATTTAAGTCCTTCCAGTTTGGATTTAAAAGCATTGGCGGAAGAGAGAAAAAATGAATTAACAGAGATCGGAATTGATCCAATCCAATGCCAAGAACTTTTATATACTTCTGGATCTGGATTAGATCCACATATCACAATTGAGTGTGCCTTAGAACAAACAAAATACTTAAGCAAAGTGACAGGAGTCAGTTTGGATTCTATCAAATCATTGGTATGGCAACATGTTGAATCACCTATGTTTGGATTTATCGGGCGAGGTCGAGTCAATGTGACTAATTTAAATTTTGCTTGGAAACAGATGCACCATGAATGAAGGCAAACGTCCTGAAGATTTTTTGTCTCTGGCAAATCAGTCAGAGCCAAACAAATCTGGAACTTTAAAAGTATACTTCGGAATGTCTCCTGGCGTAGGCAAAACCTATGCGATGTTAACGGAAGCTCACCATCTAAAACAAGATGGTGAAGATGTTAAAATTGGCATCGTAGAAACACATGGAAGGGCAGACACAAAAGCATTGGTTGATGGACTGGAAAAAATACCACTCAGAAACATTGAATACCGTGGAAAAGTTTGGGAGGAAATGGATGTTGAAACGATCCTAAAGGAAAAACCAAGTTATGTGTTGGTTGATGAATTAGCCCATACTAATATTCCTGGATCAGTCAATAACAAACGATACCAGGATGTTCTTTTACTCTTAGATGCTGGAATCAATGTTTTGTCTACTGTGAATGTTCAACATTTAGAAAGCCAAGTTGATTCGATCGAAAAAATTCTGCAAAGTCCCGTCAAAGAAACGATTCCGGATAGTATTTTGGAGAGAGCAGACGAACTCGTGTTAATCGATATTATCCCTGACGAATTGTTGAAAAGACTTTCTGAGGGAAGAGTTTATGTTCCTGATAAAATTGTACAAGCCAAAGAGAATTTTTTTCGAAAAGAAAATCTAACTTATCTCAGAGAATTATCACTTACCTATACAGCAAAGTATGTTGAAAAGAGAATGCCGCAGGGTAGAGAAAGGATTATGGTTGCGATCTCTGCAAGCCCTCATTCAAAAACCTTGCTAAGGAATGCAAAACGATTGTCTTTAGAGAGGAATTCCGAATTGTATGCTTTTTTTTCTGAAAGTGAGGAAACAAAAGACTCTGAATCTGCCTTTGCCATTCGTTCCCATATCCGCCTAGCAAAAGAACTCGGTGCAGAAGTGGTGCATTCATTTGAATCAGATCCTGTAGTGGGAATTGTCTCTGCCGTATATGAAAAAAGAATCCATCGTTTGGTGATGGGAGGATCGAGAAAACGTGGAATTTTTCCTTTGTTCCAGAAAAACATTACAGAAAAAATTTTAAACCAACTTCGAGATGTAGAAGTGATCATCATTCCCTACAATGATGATCGTAATTTTCATTTTGATTTTTATAAAAAATTAATTCCTTCTTCTAGTTTACGCCAATACGTTGCTATCTTTGTATTAACATCTTTTGTTACTGTCATTAACTTATTTTTTATTTCTTATATAGGATACTGGACCGTTTCTATTTTATATTTATTCTATGTGGCTCTTCTTGGAATGTTTTTTAGCAGAGGTCCAGTCTTACTTGCAGCCATTTTATCTGCAAGTTTTTGGAATTTTTTGTTCATTCCGCCTCTGTACACTTTTTATATTTCTAAATTAGAAGATGCCTTGATGTTTATCATATTTATGTTGATTGCTCTCATCAATGGTGGTTTAACGGCAAGATTGAAAAAAAATGAAACCAAACTTAGGTCTCGTGAAGAAAAATTATCAATCTTATATGAATTAGCACAAAACTTATCTAAAACATCTACATCCAAAGAAATCATTGAAACAGGAGATTCCTTTTTTAAACGTATCTTTCCATTTCCAGTGAAATTACATTTTTACCAATCGGGCGAATTTATTCCTCGTATTTCAGATCAAAAAGATTTAGCAGTTGCCTCTTGGACGATTAAAAACGGAAAACCTGCGGGTAGATATACTGATACTTTGTCACTCTCAAATGCAACCTTTTATCCTTTGGTGTCCCCAGGTGGTATAACAGGTGTCATCAGCGTGAAAGCGAGTTTTGAGCCAAGTTTGGAAATGGAAATTTTATTAAATACTGTTGCTAACCAAGTTGCTTTGGCCCTCGACCGAGATGCTCTTTCAGAAGATGCGAAAAAAAACTATTTGATCAAAGAATCTGAAAAATTATACAATTTAGTTTTCAATTCTCTTTCTCATGAATTGAAAACACCTCTAACGTCTATTAGAGGATCTGCTTCTGCCTTATTAGATCCCGATATCGAATCTAATCCGAAAGCAAGGCGAGCTTTACTTGAGGAAATCCAAGAAAGTTCACTTGTTCTAAATTTACTATTGGGGAATTTATTAGATATAAGTCGTATCGAATCGGGTTATTTGGCCTTAAAAAAAGAAAAAGTTTACCCATCAGATATCATTCATGATGCTATTTCTTACCTTGGCAAAAACAAATTGAATCATACGATTATAACAAATTTAAATCAGAATGATATGGTTATGGATTTAGACCGTGTCTTATTTTCCCATGCAGTCTTTAATTTATTATACAACGGTTGTATGTATACACCAGTGGGATCAACTATTTGGGTTTCTATTCATAAATTGGATGAAGAAACATTACGTTGGGTTGTGGAGGATAACGGAAATGGATTACCTATTGATTCTTCTAGGATTTTCCAGAAGTTTTATCGAGGTGAATCGTCGGGTAAAATTGGCACTGGTCTTGGACTTGCCATTACCAAATCCATTGTAGAATTACATGGTGGTCAAATTGAAGCAGTGAACCGAAAGGAAGGTGGTGCAAAGTTTGTCATTGACATTCCACTATAGCACCATAAAAAAAATCTATGAATTATGATTTAATCCTTTTGGTAGATGATGATAGTGCAATTCGCAAAATGTTAAGAATTGCACTTGAAGCAAAAGGTTATCAGATCATAGAAGCAATTTCTAAAAAAGATACAATCGAATCTATTGCTTTGCACTCTCCAAAATTGGTTTTACTCGACTTACAATTACCTGACGGAAATGGATTGGAGGTAATCCAAGAAGTTCGTACCTTTTCCGATGTTCCTTTTATTGTGTTGTCAGTAATGAATTCGGAGGAAGACAAAATTGCCTTACTTGATGCAGGAGCAGATGATTATATCACAAAACCATTTAGTATGGGGGAACTCCTTGCCAGGATTCGTACCGCATTTCGTAGGTTACCTTCGGAAGAAACTCCGATAAATTGGGAAAATGAAAACTTAATCATTGATTTTGCTAACCACCAAGTGTTCAAACATAATCAAACCATCAAATTAACACCAACTGAATTTCAAATCTTGACATACCTTGTAAAAAATTCAGGAAAAATTATCACACATGAAATCCTAATTAAAACCATATGGGGAGAAATGGCACAAAATGAGATGAATTCACTTCGTGTTCATATTACCCAACTGCGTAAAAAAATCGAAGACACACCTAACCAACCAGAATGGATCACAACCGTTCCAGGTGTTGGTTACCGTTGGACAAATTAGTTTTCCATTTCGTAACCATTTCTTATAGTCATTAGTCATTAGTCATTAGAATTGACGGTATTTTCTTAATGTTTTCTTAACTTGAAATAGTTTTTCATAATCTCTCAACTATTGTGGCAAGTTTCTTTTTCTGATACCTTATAAGTATCATGTTGAATCAACTCACAATTCATTTTTGCCTTTCAAACATTTCACAAGTGAAATCAATTGTAAAATTTGTTTTAATACTTTTTGGTTTTTGCCTCTTGTTTTCTCCGATCCAATCAGAGGAAATCAAAAAAGCTGAAGAAGAAACCAAATCTGATACAAAACAAAAAACAATAACCATTCCTAGTTCTTTTCAATTTGGTGGATTTATTGATTCGTATTATGCATACAACCGAAATCTTCCCAAAGATACCGAAAGAAACTACACAACACAAGCCGTACGAAATGGGGAGTTTAATATCAACTTAGCCTATATCGATGCGAAAGTAGAAGAAAAAAATTACCGAGGACGAATAGCGTTTCAATGGGGAACTTCAGTAAACGCGAATTATGCGGCTGAAGTGACGACTGAAAAATACTCAAATCAGGCTTCTGTTAAGAATATCCAAGAAGCCTATACTGGTTTCAAACTTGGGAAAGATACTTGGATTGACATGGGGATTTTTTTTGGTAATATCGGGTATGAGTCTTGGATTTCACATAATAATGTAAACTACACAAGAGCGTTTGCCTTAGATTATGTACCTTACTATTCTTCCGGGGTTCGTTTGTCTCACCAATTTACTGACAAGTTGAGTGGACAGATACATATCTTAAACGGTTGGCAAAATATCACAGATAATAATAAAGACAAATCGTTTGGGAGCCAGATAAAATATATATTCAATCAATATTTTACTCTTACACTCAATCAATTCGCAGGGAATGAAGCACCTAACTTCGAAAGAAAACAGATGCGTTACTACAATAATACAATTTTGGAGTGGAATGTTACTGATCGATTGAAACTTGTAGGTCAATTTGATGTAGGTGCCCAGAAAGCAAAACAAAGTTTTGAATATGCACCATGGTTGGGAATGTTTGATCCTAGTTTAGGGGAATACCGTGAAACTGCTTCGAATGCTTACCGCCAATGGTACCACGGAACAATCTGGGCAAGTTTTTTATTAACTCCAGAATATCGATTGAGTTTTCGAGTGGAAAGGTTTTATGATCCTTTGCAAGTGTTAGCCACCACTGGAACAAGGAATGGATTTATGACCAATGGTTACACCACTACTTTTGATATCTTAAGTTTTGATCCAGGTTTATTACGATTGGAATATGTTTATCGACGTTCTGCCGATTCCATATTTGCAAACCGAGATGCGCAAACTTCAAAAAAAGAAGACTTGGTCATTGTAGCGTTTTCAATGAAATTTTAGGATGAAGATTGTTCCCATTCTAGTGTGAAAAATGAAAACTTTTCTCCCAAAAATGAGGTCTAAAATTCGTTCATAGATGTTTCTCCTTATGAGACCCGCAGGGAGGGGCCAATATCCCTGATTTTCTTTTTTTTCTTTCCAATCCAGTTCCTATTTCTAATTTCTTTCCATGTTCTTTCGATTCCGCATTTTTTTGTCCGTCATTCTTTCACTCATTTTGGTGAAATCCGATTTTTCCCAACCAACACCAGCTTCCATTGAATTTTTTACTCCCAATGGTTTTATCAAAGAACCCAAACAAGTAACAGTACGTTTTACAAAACCTATGGTGGCCCTTGGAGATGTACGCCCAGAGACTGAAATTTTCCAAGTGAACTGTCCTTTTCCTGGAACCAGTCGCTTCATTGATTCTACTACTTGGGTGTATGAATTTGAAAAAGAATTACCAGGGGGAGTGGAGTGTTCCTTTGTTTTAAAAGAGGGAACTAAGTCATTTAGCGGAGAAAAAATACAAGGGGAAAAATCGTTTGGATTCCATACAGGTGGACCTTCTGTAAAGTATGTTACACCTTACCAAGAAAGTACAATTGCAGAAGACCAAGTATTTTTATTACACTTAGATGGAAAACCCGACCTTAGTAGTTTTCAAAAATTTGCTTATTTCCGTTCCGAAGAATTGGGAAATCGAATTCCAGTTGTACTCATCTCTGGTTCTGAACGAAAAACATTTTTGCAATCAATGGGGAAAAAGGACAAAGAAGAAACCATTGTTCTAAAATCCAAACAAACCTTTTTGCCAGAAAAACAAATCCAACTTGTTCTTGGTAAAGGAATTAAGTCTGTATGGGGTGGTGCCATCCCTGAAGATGAAGTTCTCACGTTCACAGTAAGACCTGTATTTTCTGCACGTTTTAGTTGTGAAAGGACAACTGCCGATGCAAATTGTATTCCTATACTTCCTGTCAGTTTATCTTTTAATTCTCCCGTATCACAAGAGTTAATTGAAAAAATTAAGTTGGTGGATAAGGATGGAAAGGAATATCCAAAACAAAAAGTAACAAACAAAGGAAACGAATATTCGGATTGGGTGAGTTTTCCTGGCCCTTTCCCAGAAAACACTGAGTTCCAAATTAAAATTCCCGATATTGTGGATGATGCAAATAGAAGTTTGGCGAATAGTGCCGC
This sequence is a window from Leptospira ellinghausenii. Protein-coding genes within it:
- a CDS encoding potassium-transporting ATPase subunit C, encoding MKSKETHQWEITIRFLFISILFLGFLYPFAITGIGSLLFPKQAKGSLIESNGQMIGTELFARKETSQSLFRYRPSAVSYSTLPSGASNLSPSSLDLKALAEERKNELTEIGIDPIQCQELLYTSGSGLDPHITIECALEQTKYLSKVTGVSLDSIKSLVWQHVESPMFGFIGRGRVNVTNLNFAWKQMHHE
- a CDS encoding sensor histidine kinase, with amino-acid sequence MNEGKRPEDFLSLANQSEPNKSGTLKVYFGMSPGVGKTYAMLTEAHHLKQDGEDVKIGIVETHGRADTKALVDGLEKIPLRNIEYRGKVWEEMDVETILKEKPSYVLVDELAHTNIPGSVNNKRYQDVLLLLDAGINVLSTVNVQHLESQVDSIEKILQSPVKETIPDSILERADELVLIDIIPDELLKRLSEGRVYVPDKIVQAKENFFRKENLTYLRELSLTYTAKYVEKRMPQGRERIMVAISASPHSKTLLRNAKRLSLERNSELYAFFSESEETKDSESAFAIRSHIRLAKELGAEVVHSFESDPVVGIVSAVYEKRIHRLVMGGSRKRGIFPLFQKNITEKILNQLRDVEVIIIPYNDDRNFHFDFYKKLIPSSSLRQYVAIFVLTSFVTVINLFFISYIGYWTVSILYLFYVALLGMFFSRGPVLLAAILSASFWNFLFIPPLYTFYISKLEDALMFIIFMLIALINGGLTARLKKNETKLRSREEKLSILYELAQNLSKTSTSKEIIETGDSFFKRIFPFPVKLHFYQSGEFIPRISDQKDLAVASWTIKNGKPAGRYTDTLSLSNATFYPLVSPGGITGVISVKASFEPSLEMEILLNTVANQVALALDRDALSEDAKKNYLIKESEKLYNLVFNSLSHELKTPLTSIRGSASALLDPDIESNPKARRALLEEIQESSLVLNLLLGNLLDISRIESGYLALKKEKVYPSDIIHDAISYLGKNKLNHTIITNLNQNDMVMDLDRVLFSHAVFNLLYNGCMYTPVGSTIWVSIHKLDEETLRWVVEDNGNGLPIDSSRIFQKFYRGESSGKIGTGLGLAITKSIVELHGGQIEAVNRKEGGAKFVIDIPL
- a CDS encoding response regulator transcription factor codes for the protein MNYDLILLVDDDSAIRKMLRIALEAKGYQIIEAISKKDTIESIALHSPKLVLLDLQLPDGNGLEVIQEVRTFSDVPFIVLSVMNSEEDKIALLDAGADDYITKPFSMGELLARIRTAFRRLPSEETPINWENENLIIDFANHQVFKHNQTIKLTPTEFQILTYLVKNSGKIITHEILIKTIWGEMAQNEMNSLRVHITQLRKKIEDTPNQPEWITTVPGVGYRWTN
- a CDS encoding porin; the encoded protein is MLNQLTIHFCLSNISQVKSIVKFVLILFGFCLLFSPIQSEEIKKAEEETKSDTKQKTITIPSSFQFGGFIDSYYAYNRNLPKDTERNYTTQAVRNGEFNINLAYIDAKVEEKNYRGRIAFQWGTSVNANYAAEVTTEKYSNQASVKNIQEAYTGFKLGKDTWIDMGIFFGNIGYESWISHNNVNYTRAFALDYVPYYSSGVRLSHQFTDKLSGQIHILNGWQNITDNNKDKSFGSQIKYIFNQYFTLTLNQFAGNEAPNFERKQMRYYNNTILEWNVTDRLKLVGQFDVGAQKAKQSFEYAPWLGMFDPSLGEYRETASNAYRQWYHGTIWASFLLTPEYRLSFRVERFYDPLQVLATTGTRNGFMTNGYTTTFDILSFDPGLLRLEYVYRRSADSIFANRDAQTSKKEDLVIVAFSMKF